In the Clavelina lepadiformis chromosome 8, kaClaLepa1.1, whole genome shotgun sequence genome, one interval contains:
- the LOC143469386 gene encoding complement factor B-like has translation MSGPKTLLLASLILFGICSANYTKDYISKCDERNLKAARAVGRLCRKACSSSLQCRDGKICACDHECGASCMNFENFCSAPQAIPNMESVLVYKRNLNGSLGLVTGPPYLYDDIAHYECLPGYKKFSTSNVHYCHGRRDWTGKTTCTRECMERDLTAAAAGGRVCQNRCTSNEQCGQGRGCVCDHECGLSCLRIGATCPPPSAIMNMASIEVFVKARRGDLQRTSPPYRYNDIAKYTCNLGFVLKDPFEQSLCHGENAWTGNPSCVSMCPRDVKAAAAVGRLCREACRPGVQTCPSGQACLCDRECGFSCIDLNNFCSIPPPIGNMARVVVYREGLARSFFQVPAAPYRYGDVARYECNPGFKIDGRINRLDCHGRKNWTNLGNVRCLLACKKHQPQEAAENNMICTSACDTDQDCHGRLRCMCDEYCGRACVNPDVDCGIAPPTLNATIKYTGSGFRKIANYICDDRFFLSSGSPSRQCTGGGTWDGRTPICKRVTCGDPTPSIEAMAGEPASNFNPNPPFYAGDQYEFSCRPFHRMLGDRVRTCMSNGRWSGIDTVCDIKDDETRCPHPGVPINGALLRNKGFAIGNVVQFACEAGYSMVGSPRQKCLYFLQWSDGGAPKCINPRYRDSRSEVLAKLQRSTEEIQGTSGNSFGRFISATFAPGHEIYFVIDISASVKNSELRNALEFCIKLIERLSVNATGEIEFGIIIFALKTKVIWNTQDVQPPPEEIIKLLQNILLDRENYQAELRRGTNTTYALEVLSGQIEFSYQQHIKTERQRHVFILTDGRHNEGAPPEKMVQAMSSRENPPQFYSITSCLECSEPQIGSDAYNELLALALGKTENFIFIENFYVIQSLLDQVTDANIDYSKCGQAGDVGNIKHLASAGRLLGGQKVNSRAWPWQVVVTRKRSKVVNTYDRHSFLGGGTIINNQWVLTASHLFGDEEPEDIVVTYGLHRRPTSPQEILLPIVRVFTATEIFVHSGFTEDNYDYDVALIKIGKEYIQDGTNWREITSFGFVNYTAYIRPVCLPCMENNCLEDHLRKPEVGLLTGSESSEEKCRVETNFLLEKGNPDKKVLTVVTGFGHTEELEQRNVGQATPGKNLLQGLIQLKDEYHCNKTVKEYIPWTKEFSLKYTDRMLCGISGNDTANVNVCRGDSGGPLVREVYDDRTKESFWVQVGIVSWGWGCGQTYRSQEPGQSDVELHIPSFYTNVMSVSWWIQKHLNVRDQK, from the exons ATGTCAGGGCCGAAAACTTTATTGCTTGCTTCGCTGATACTTTTCGGCATATGTTCAGCCAACTATACGAAAG atTATATCAGCAAATGCGATGAAAGAAATTTGAAGGCAGCTCGCGCAGTTGGGCGTCTATGTCGCAAAGCTTGTTCGAGTTCCCTCCAATGCCGTGATGGAAAAATTTGTGCTTGTGACCACGAATGTGGAGCGTCTTGCATGAACTTCG AAAATTTTTGCTCTGCACCTCAAGCCATTCCAAATATGGAAAGCGTCCTGGTGTACAAAAGAAACCTGAACGGCTCACTGGGATTGGTGACCGGGCCGCCGTACCTTTATGACGACATTGCTCATTATGAATGTCTGCCCGGATACAAAAAATTCAGCACAAGCAACGTTCACTACTGCCACGGTCGGCGAGACTGGACGGGGAAAACCACCTGCACAA GGGAATGCATGGAAAGAGACCTTACAGCTGCGGCTGCTGGTGGACGTGTCTGTCAGAACCGATGCACTTCAAATGAGCAATGCGGCCAAGGCAGAGGGTGTGTTTGCGACCACGAATGTGGGTTGTCGTGTCTGAGAATAG GTGCTACATGTCCCCCGCCATCTGCTATCATGAACATGGCAAGTATAGAGGTATTCGTCAAAGCGAGAAGAGGAGATCTTCAGCGTACAAGTCCACCCTATCGATACAACGACATCGCCAAATACACTTGTAATCTCGGTTTCGTGCTGAAAGACCCGTTTGAACAAAGCTTGTGTCATGGAGAAAATGCGTGGACAGGAAATCCTTCATGTGTTT CAATGTGCCCAAGAGATGTTAAAGCGGCCGCTGCAGTAGGTCGGCTGTGCAGAGAAGCTTGTCGTCCAGGAGTCCAAACGTGCCCCAGTGGTCAGGCATGCCTATGTGACCGGGAATGTGGTTTCTCGTGCATCGATCTAA ACAATTTCTGCTCCATACCGCCACCTATCGGAAACATGGCACGTGTCGTTGTTTATCGTGAAGGACTCGCCAGGAGCTTTTTCCAAGTTCCGGCCGCCCCGTATAGATACGGTGACGTTGCCCGATACGAGTGTAACCCTGGATTTAAAATCGATGGGAGAATAAATCGTTTGGACTGTCACGGAAGAAAAAATTGGACCAACCTTGGCAATGTTCGTTGCCTTT TGGCTTGCAAGAAACACCAACCGCAGGAAGCGGCAGAAAACAACATGATTTGCACAAGCGCTTGCGATACCGACCAAGATTGCCATGGACGACTACGCTGTATGTGTGACGAGTACTGCGGACGCGCATGTGTTAACCCAG ACGTTGACTGTGGCATTGCTCCGCCAACATTAAATGCCACAATCAAGTACACCGGGTCAGGATTCAGGAAGATTGCAAACTACATTTGTGACGACAGATTTTTTTTAAGCAGCGGATCACCATCAAGGCAATGTACTGGTGGCGGTACTTGGGATGGAAGAACTccaatttgcaaaa GAGTAACCTGCGGAGATCCAACACCATCTATTGAAGCAATGGCCGGTGAGCCAGCGTCAAACTTCAACCCCAATCCACCTTTCTACGCCGGGGACCAGTATGAGTTCTCATGTCGTCCGTTTCATCGCATGCTAGGAGATCGAGTAAGAACTTGCATGAGCAATGGACGTTGGAGTGGCATAGACACCGTGTGCGACATAAAAG ACGATGAAACGCGATGTCCGCATCCGGGAGTTCCAATAAATGGAGCACTATTACGTAATAAGGGATTTGCGATCGGCAACGTAGTCCAGTTCGCATGTGAAGCAGGTTATTCAATGGTGGGATCACCCAGGCAAAAGTGCCTTTACTTTCTTCAATGGAGTGATGGAGGGGCTCCAAAATGCATAA ATCCCCGATATCGAGATAGTCGGTCTGAGGTTTTAGCAAAGCTCCAGCGAAGCACGGAAGAAATCCAAGGAACGTCAGGCAACAGCTTTGGTCGCTTTATCTCGGCTACCTTTGCTCCAGGACATGAAATTTACTTTGTCATTGACATCTCTGCAAGTGTCAAGAACTCCGAGTTACGCAACGCTTTGGAGTTCTGCATCAAGCTCATCGAACGG CTTTCAGTTAATGCCACTGGGGAAATAGAATTTGGGATCATTATATTTGCTTTGAAAACCAAAGTCATTTGGAATACGCAAGACGTACAGCCGCCTCCAGAAGAGATCATCAAATTACTCCAAAATATTCTCCTTGACAGAG AAAACTACCAAGCAGAACTGCGTCGCGGAACAAACACTACATACGCCTTAGAAGTACTGTCCGGTCAAATTGAATTTTCCTACCAACAGCACATAAAGACTGAAAGACAACGGCATGTGTTTATACTGACCGACGGTAG GCACAATGAAGGTGCTCCACCAGAGAAAATGGTCCAAGCGATGAGCAGTCGGGAAAACCCACCGCAA TTTTACAGCATAACTTCCTGTTTGGAATGCTCAGAACCACAAATTGGATCCGACGCGTACAATGAATTATTGGCCCTCGCATTGGGAAAGACAGAAAACTTCATTTTCATCGAGAATTTTTACGTAATTCAGTCGCTCCTAGACCAAGTCACAGACGCGAATATAG ACTATAGCAAGTGCGGTCAAGCAGGAGATGTGGGCAACATCAAGCATCTGGCGAGCGCTGGTCGATTACTTGGTGGACAGAAAGTAAATTCACGAGCCTGGCCGTGGCAAGTTGTCGTAACCAGAAAGAGAAGTAAAGTGGTGAAT ACGTACGATCGTCACAGTTTCTTAGGCGGTGGCACTATCATAAACAACCAATGGGTGTTAACAGCTTCACATTTGTTTGGGGATGAAGAACCAGAAGACATAGTCGTCACTTATG GTCTCCATCGGCGGCCAACTTCTCCTCAAGAAATTCTTCTACCAATCGTGCGGGTTTTCACCGCAACTGAGATCTTTGTTCATTCCGGGTTTACGGAAGACAACTACGACTACGATGTGGCTTTG ATTAAAATAGGAAAAGAATATATTCAAGATGGAACCAATTGGAGAGAAATCACGAGTTTTGGTTTCGTCAATTATACTGCCTATATAAGACCAGTTTGTTTACCATGCATGGAAAACAACTGCTTGGAAGACCACCTCAGAAAACCAGAAGTCGGACTCTTAACCGGCAGCGAATCGAGTGAAGAAAAGTGCAGGGTGGAAA CCAacttcttgcttgaaaaaggAAATCCTGACAAAAAGGTATTGACAGTCGTAACGGGATTTGGTCACACTGAGGAACTGGAACAACGAAACGTTGGCCAAGCAACACCGGGAAAAAATCTACTGCAAGGTCTTATTCAACTAAAAGACGAATATCA CTGCAATAAAACTGTCAAAGAATATATACCATGGACAAAGGAATTTTCTCTCAAATACACTGACAGAATGCTGTGTGGTATAAGTGGTAACGACACTGCAAACGTGAACGTCTGCAGAGGAGACAGCGGAGGTCCACTTGTGAGAGAA GTATACGACGACCGGACCAAGGAAAGTTTCTGGGTTCAAGTCGGCATTGTAAGCTGGGGCTGGGGATGCGGGCAGACATATAGAAGTCAGGAGCCTGGCCAATCTGACGTCGAACTTCACATTCCGAGCTTCTATACGAACGTCATGAGTGTTTCATGGTGGATACAAAAACATCTGAACGTACGAGACCAGAAGTAG
- the LOC143469549 gene encoding sushi, von Willebrand factor type A, EGF and pentraxin domain-containing protein 1-like, translated as MLIYSLFALSSCVYMTLQGVFCQTCQKDLSRIEPGRTCRKQCGSDDDCRGGLKRCICDDSCGMSCFNPEGPCTKPTPPGDGVIDGDRFTYGARIAYRCNDGYILVGQSTRVCRSDKRWSGTAPICRPGCQPPPRLKSSYPDNFDGTFEVGSINSYQCRLGYIMLGNSTITCVEGGIWRYVDENFKCEPVDCKTPVKLVNGYMTGDEFHFGKRVFYFCKTGYKLEHRQNFLSCGVSGAWMGPRPKCTAVPCPSPISPIHGSVEIASSTQYIYGAQVRYVCDVGYKLKDDVVGRCNENGTWGQIPQCVVDVDCDFENIRRPICGYSSVGWQRVFSRNIINGPAGYVLRAEVQSDDEAKFSSPFLTPGNTYCVQLYYMLKNLHTVHDFRLDLKDQSNNKNTIWTPYEKELRNTWLNIQLFLPNINENFKIEVVAQKSTKNNMTSIDLDQISIRQSSECHNKCEPNPCNNGTCINRIDGYTCICPLGFGGEGCLERTGCRVPPPPSSGRVVATEPVVQIGEWIYFRCNDGFQLSGEPSTQCRSDGNWTFHLPECVAQQNLCPDGYSHSAPFCYKTVSIRRTYVAAESLCKIDGAVIPIGPSNHPASVLRHIQPLIPRGFVFWVHGSLGCGVVNRPHKTFGYENCYHNENPSLCIKWDASVKSFRLVSPKGNGVYQPILRTTTNGAPVFTLVNSGKSPVNHIFRTLKRKDLIWVMAPSIHGFKFQQLTYYAESNAMTPLKVENRWKTPEGTYANLTILEHSETCGAPWVSPLISVNGTFSRNYGVGSSLRFHCADPGERIIGKEVLTCDETASWDGDPPTACTEDPCSSVPCLNDGICNRTGETTFTCRCINNWKGTTCAEKVTCTRPTLHSSLEVVGRDEETYNVGSTISFVCVNREEHFLGNRQITCTSNGRWSRNPPSACSAMRCPDVAAPENGRILTSRENEFYFPHSSVLFECDKGFRRVGQLSITCLTNYKWSAQAPTCEETGCTIFRPANPAGVRIPDAHLFEYEPGETLEVTCRLTYRNLNQNSTMTCMGRNIWSPDYKTYFCS; from the exons ATGCTGATCTACAGCCTGTTCGCTCTCTCATCGTGCGTTTATATGACACTGCAGG gAGTCTTTTGCCAAACTTGCCAAAAGGATCTGTCACGAATCGAGCCGGGAAGAACGTGCAGAAAACAGTGCGGGAGTGATGACGACTGCAGAGGAGGATTGAAAAGATGCATATGTGACGACAGTTGTGGAATGTCGTGTTTTAATCCCG AGGGACCCTGTACAAAGCCAACGCCTCCAGGAGATGGAGTTATTGATGGAGATAGATTTACGTACGGCGCACGTATCGCCTACCGCTGCAACGACGGATACATTTTAGTGGGCCAGAGTACGAGAGTTTGTCGTTCAGACAAACGCTGGTCTGGGACTGCACCCATCTGTCGAC CTGGATGTCAGCCACCTCCAAGGCTAAAGTCAAGTTATCCGGACAACTTCGACGGAACCTTTGAAGTGGGATCCATTAACTCCTATCAATGCCGCTTAG GATATATTATGCTGGGAAATTCGACAATTACTTGCGTGGAAGGCGGAATATGGCGGTATGTCGATGAGAATTTCAAATGCGAACCGGTGGATTGCAAAACTCCTGTAAAGCTCGTGAACGGATACATGACAGGAGACGAATTCCATTTTGGAAAAAGAGTCTTCTACTTTTGCAAAACAG GATACAAACTAGAACACCGTCAAAATTTCCTGTCATGCGGAGTGTCAGGTGCATGGATGGGACCGCGACCAAAATGCACAG CCGTTCCTTGTCCATCGCCAATTTCGCCAATTCATGGCTCAGTCGAGATCGCCAGCAGTACCCAATACATATATGGAGCCCAAGTGAGATATGTATGTGATGTTGGATATAAATTGAAAGATGACGTTGTGGGAAGGTGCAATGAAAACGGAACATGGGGTCAAATACCACAATGCGTAG TCGATGTTGACTGCGACTTCGAAAACATTCGACGACCGATATGCGGTTACTCAAGCGTGGGTTGGCAGAGAGTCTTCAGCCGAAATATTATAAATGGTCCAGCAG GGTACGTTTTGCGAGCGGAAGTTCAATCAGACGATGAAGCGAAGTTCTCATCCCCTTTTCTAACACCTGGAAATACATATTGTGTACAACTTTACTACATGCTAAAAAACTTACATACAGTTCACGACTTCCGATTAGATCTTAAGGACCAAAGCAACAACAA AAATACGATTTGGACTCCATACGAAAAAGAACTGAGAAATACCTGGTTAAACATACAGCTTTTTCTGCCAAATATCaacgaaaatttcaaaatagaGGTGGTGGCTCAAAAATCGACAAAAAACAACATGACGTCAATTGATTTGGATCAAATTTCGATAAGACAAAGTTCGGAGTGCC ACAACAAGTGTGAGCCAAACCCGTGCAACAACGGCACTTGCATCAATCGAATCGACGGGTATACCTGTATCTGCCCTTTAGGCTTCGGTGGTGAAGGCTGTTTGGAAA GGACTGGCTGTCGAGTTCCACCGCCGCCATCAAGCGGCAGAGTGGTTGCAACCGAACCCGTTGTGCAGATTGGAGAGTGGATATACTTTCGGTGTAACGACGGGTTCCAGCTTTCCGGCGAACCCTCAACGCAATGTAGATCAGATGGAAACTGGACGTTTCACTTGCCAGAGTGTGTTGCGC aacAAAATCTTTGCCCTGACGGATATTCCCATAGTGCACCGTTCTGCTACAAAACCGTTTCTATTCGTAGAACGTACGTTGCGGCCGAATCACTCTGTAAAATAGATGGGGCCGTGATACCAATTGGGCCATCAAACCATCCAGCTAGTGTGCTCAGGCATATTCAGCCGTTAATACCACGGGGTTTTGTGTTTTGGGTTCACGGTAGCCTCGGATGCGGTGTGGTAAACCGTCCGCACAAGACATTTGGATATGAAAACTGTTATCACAATGAAAACCCGTCCCTTTGTATAAAATGGGACGCCAGCGTGAAATCCTTCCGACTTGTGTCTCCAAAAGGAAATGGCGTTTACCAACCGATACTAAGAACAACCACAAACGGGGCACCAGTTTTTACTCTGGTAAACAGTGGAAAAAGTCCAGTGAACCATATATTCAggactttgaaaagaaaag ATCTTATTTGGGTAATGGCTCCCAGTATCCATGGTTTCAAGTTCCAGCAGTTAACATATTATGCCGAGAGCAACGCTATGACTCCTCTCAAAGTAGAAAACCGTTGGAAAACACCAGAAGGAACATATGCCAACTTAACTATCTTGGAACATA GCGAAACCTGTGGAGCGCCTTGGGTGAGTCCGCTAATTTCCGTAAATGGGACTTTTTCGCGTAACTATGGCGTTGGTTCATCGTTAAGATTCCATTGCGCTGACCCTGGAGAACGAATCATCGGCAAAGAAGTTCTGACATGTGATGAAACCGCATCTTGGGATGGAGATCCACCCACGGCCTGCA CTGAGGATCCTTGCAGCAGCGTTCCTTGTTTAAATGATGGCATTTGTAACCGGACTGGTGAAACAACGTTCACTTGCAGATGTATCAACAACTGGAAAGGCACTACCTGCGCCGAAA AGGTGACCTGCACTAGACCGACTTTACATTCTTCTCTTGAAGTTGTTGGACGGGATGAGGAAACTTATAACGTCGGATCTACCATTTCCTTCGTCTGCGTAAATCGCGAGGAGCATTTTCTAGGGAATAGGCAAATAACTTGCACAAGTAATGGGCGGTGGAGTAGAAACCCACCTTCAGCATGCA GCGCAATGCGATGTCCTGATGTGGCAGCACCAGAAAACGGAAGAATTCTTACCTCTAGAGAAAATGAATTTTACTTTCCACATTCATCTGTTTTATTCGAATGTGATAAAGGTTTTCGTCGGGTGGGACAACTTTCAATAACCTGTCTTACAAATTACAAATGGAGCGCTCAAGCGCCGACATGCGAAG AGACCGGCTGCACCATATTCCGGCCGGCAAATCCAGCCGGTGTGAGAATACCAGACGCACACTTGTTCGAGTATGAACCCGGTGAAACGTTGGAGGTAACGTGCAGGCTCACGTATCGAAATCTGAATCAAAACTCAACAATGACTTGCATGGGAAGAAATATTTGGAGCCCAGATTACAAAACGTACTTTTGTTCATAG